The uncultured Trichococcus sp. DNA segment GACAGATCGACTGCGCTCATTGAGAATTTCTCTTCGATGCCTTCTTCGCCGGCACCTACAGGGTTCTGTTGCCCCAACAACGGCATATCGAACAAGCCATATTTCCAACGGCAAGACTGCGCGCAGCCTCCGCGGTTGGCGTCACGGTTCGACATGTGGTTGGACAGGACACAACGGCCCGAGTAGGAGATGCACATCGCCCCGTGGACGAAGGCTTCGATTTCGACATCGGTCTTCTCGTTCATTTCCTGGATTTCTGCCATCGAAACTTCACGGGCCAAAACGACGCGTTCAAGACCTTCGCTCGCCCAGAAATTGAGCGTCTGGTAGTTGGTCGCCGAAGCCTGCGTCGACAAATGGATCGGCAGGCCGGGTGCGTCGGTCACGGCGATTTCCATCAGTGCAGGATCCGAAATCAGGACCGCATCGATGCCGATATCACGGATCGTGCGGAAGAATTCGCCTGCGCCTTCCTCGTTGCCTTCATGGGTGACCATATTCGCGGCGACATAGACTTTCGAACCGTGGCTATGCGCAAAAGCGACTGCTTCCGCCATCTCGTCAAAGTCGAAGTTGCCTGCGCGGCTGCGCAAGCCGTACGCTTCTCCGCCGATATAGACGGCGTCAGCTCCGTAGTGGATGGCTGTCTTCAATTTTTCCAATGTTCCGCCCGGGGCCAAGACCTCGGGCTTCTTTGTTATTGTTCGCATGTGTGTACACTCTCTTTCTTTCGGTATCAAATTATCAGACGACTTCGTTCGGATCCTTGGAATAGAATCCGGAATCCAGTTCACGGTTGGCAGGATGCAACGCGTGCAATTCGGCATCCAAGCGTTCCGCCAACGCTTCCGTCCAGCTTCCTTCCGCCAATGCTTCACGCGCTTCCACGAACAGTT contains these protein-coding regions:
- a CDS encoding U32 family peptidase → MRTITKKPEVLAPGGTLEKLKTAIHYGADAVYIGGEAYGLRSRAGNFDFDEMAEAVAFAHSHGSKVYVAANMVTHEGNEEGAGEFFRTIRDIGIDAVLISDPALMEIAVTDAPGLPIHLSTQASATNYQTLNFWASEGLERVVLAREVSMAEIQEMNEKTDVEIEAFVHGAMCISYSGRCVLSNHMSNRDANRGGCAQSCRWKYGLFDMPLLGQQNPVGAGEEGIEEKFSMSAVDLSMLEHLPDLIESGVDSLKIEGRMKSIHYVSTVVNVYRKAVDAYCADPDHYELKQEWVDELWKVAQRELATGFFYKDPTEDEQLFGQRRKIPRYGFVGQVMAYDPETQMATIQQRNNFGVGDEIEFYGPGLRHNKLTVEAIWNEHDEAIDRAPNAMMIVKMKVPFVVERFDMIRKKK